Proteins co-encoded in one Microbacterium hydrocarbonoxydans genomic window:
- a CDS encoding large exoprotein, which yields MYDDYYGYGGLSGGALVALILLYTVLPLAIYAIYSWFYMKVFEKAGVQGKWRAWVPVYNTMIFYKLGDLSPWLILYLVGAGILGAIIPFLGWFLILPLVGIAARILDLIAAWRVGLKLQKDAVWVVLYFFLPVVWLGINAFDKSQWNPNIAPASWGTNKLLADTTVWQGVPVQPRPAAPQGYGAPQGYGAPQGYAPPAPQGYAPPAQPGYAPPAGPSAPQGPGVPPAAPQVPPAAPQVPPAPPAAPPAPPAAPSAPPAGPPAPPAAPSAPPAGPPAPPSDPTQPPA from the coding sequence ATGTACGACGATTACTACGGTTACGGCGGGCTTTCGGGCGGCGCTCTGGTCGCCCTGATTCTGCTTTATACGGTCTTGCCTCTGGCCATCTACGCGATCTATTCGTGGTTCTACATGAAGGTCTTCGAGAAGGCCGGCGTGCAGGGCAAGTGGCGGGCCTGGGTGCCCGTGTACAACACGATGATCTTCTACAAGCTCGGCGATCTCAGCCCCTGGTTGATCCTCTACCTCGTCGGTGCGGGAATCCTCGGTGCGATCATCCCGTTCCTCGGGTGGTTCCTGATCCTCCCGCTCGTGGGAATCGCCGCCCGCATCCTCGATCTGATCGCTGCATGGCGGGTCGGTCTGAAGCTGCAGAAGGATGCCGTCTGGGTGGTCCTCTACTTCTTCCTTCCTGTCGTGTGGCTTGGCATCAACGCGTTCGACAAGTCGCAGTGGAACCCGAACATCGCGCCCGCCTCGTGGGGGACGAACAAGCTCCTCGCCGACACCACGGTGTGGCAGGGCGTTCCCGTGCAGCCGCGCCCGGCCGCCCCCCAGGGTTACGGTGCACCGCAGGGCTATGGCGCGCCTCAGGGCTATGCGCCCCCGGCACCTCAGGGCTACGCCCCGCCGGCGCAGCCCGGCTACGCGCCGCCGGCCGGTCCGTCCGCGCCTCAGGGACCGGGCGTTCCTCCCGCCGCTCCGCAGGTTCCGCCGGCCGCTCCGCAGGTTCCGCCGGCGCCTCCGGCCGCTCCGCCTGCGCCGCCCGCTGCGCCGTCCGCACCGCCTGCGGGTCCGCCTGCGCCGCCCGCTGCGCCGTCCGCACCGCCTGCGGGTCCGCCTGCACCGCCGTCGGATCCGACGCAACCCCCCGCTTGA
- a CDS encoding protein phosphatase 2C domain-containing protein, whose protein sequence is MAETTTKTHSVTVSDGDLTVSWAGVTDVGRRRETNQDAFLAAYPLFIVADGMGGHAGGEIASSSTVKRLEAIAAAGDVERSSIEGALQLAVADIADHPETTDEGTGTTLTGIFLEFRDGEPHWVALNIGDSRVYLLRDDRLVQVTTDHSVVQELIASGKISPEEAEGHPYSNVITRAVGASELTAPDYVALDLRTGDRFVICSDGLTKELTDYGIQHFLRENADPAEAVDAMLAAALENGGRDNVTLVIVQVSGESSSTSVDIDE, encoded by the coding sequence GTGGCTGAGACGACGACGAAGACGCACAGCGTCACCGTTTCTGACGGGGATCTCACTGTCTCCTGGGCGGGCGTGACCGACGTGGGCCGTCGCCGTGAGACCAATCAGGACGCTTTTCTCGCCGCGTATCCGTTGTTCATCGTCGCCGACGGGATGGGTGGCCATGCCGGTGGCGAGATCGCCAGCTCCAGCACGGTCAAGCGACTCGAGGCCATCGCTGCGGCGGGAGATGTGGAACGATCGTCGATCGAGGGCGCACTCCAGCTCGCGGTCGCGGACATCGCCGACCACCCTGAGACCACCGACGAGGGCACGGGGACGACGCTCACCGGCATCTTCCTCGAGTTCAGAGACGGCGAACCTCATTGGGTCGCGTTGAACATCGGCGATTCGCGCGTGTACCTTCTTCGCGACGACAGGCTGGTGCAGGTGACGACCGACCACTCCGTCGTGCAGGAGCTGATCGCGTCGGGCAAGATCAGCCCGGAAGAAGCCGAGGGGCATCCGTACAGCAACGTCATCACGCGTGCCGTCGGAGCGAGCGAGCTCACGGCTCCCGACTATGTGGCACTCGACCTGCGCACAGGCGACCGATTCGTCATCTGCTCGGACGGACTCACCAAAGAACTCACCGACTACGGAATCCAGCACTTCCTCCGGGAGAACGCGGATCCCGCCGAAGCGGTCGACGCGATGCTCGCTGCCGCGCTCGAGAACGGCGGGCGTGACAACGTGACGCTCGTGATCGTCCAGGTCTCCGGCGAATCCTCCTCCACATCGGTCGACATCGACGAATAG
- a CDS encoding FtsK/SpoIIIE domain-containing protein has product MAALVPVAGGVALWLITGSLFSLCFAALGPLMIFASLIDGTRARRKARRDALLAGEQAWTSAEQELISRHDDERERRWHRHPDAAVCLAQPPLRGRERPDAATGIVVGSGSLPSGLRASGGEGERERAFQRRCQTIARVPIVVPLGGGIALRGPLPIAAAVARALAVQLCVRFGPRFLSVEGEIIAELGLSGFPHVQTARRDAFRLALARGGEVGPDSEAVIWLLRDGDEVPEGVTTVLDVRQLRGATVRTAEGVLDVDAEGASLAQTVAAAAHRAGEADDIDVLPDAVSAAELPQALSPRGLPVAIGRGARDAMILDLVDDGPHAIVTGTTGTGKSELLVTWVTAMASVYGPARVLFVLADFKGGTAFVPLRVLPHVAAVITDLDEDGARRGVSSLRAELRRRESVIAAAGARDVDAVDMPRLVIVVDEFAALLQEHSELGGVFTDIAARGRALGMHLILGTQRASGVIRDALAANCPLRLSLRVSDAADSRLVLGTDAASELPGGPDSRGVAFLRRPRDREPAAMRVALTGAADLRAASVR; this is encoded by the coding sequence GTGGCGGCACTGGTTCCCGTCGCCGGCGGAGTCGCCCTCTGGCTGATCACCGGTTCTCTGTTCTCGCTGTGCTTCGCGGCGCTCGGCCCGCTCATGATCTTTGCCTCTCTCATCGATGGCACACGCGCGCGACGCAAGGCTCGTCGTGACGCGCTGCTCGCAGGAGAGCAGGCCTGGACGAGTGCCGAGCAAGAGCTGATCTCCCGCCACGATGACGAGCGCGAGCGACGCTGGCACCGGCATCCCGACGCGGCCGTATGCCTCGCTCAGCCTCCGCTGCGTGGAAGAGAGCGTCCGGATGCCGCGACAGGCATCGTCGTCGGCAGTGGCTCGCTGCCCAGTGGGCTGCGCGCGTCAGGTGGCGAGGGCGAGCGTGAGCGGGCGTTCCAGCGCCGATGCCAGACGATAGCGCGGGTTCCGATCGTCGTGCCGCTCGGAGGGGGCATCGCGCTGCGTGGTCCTCTGCCGATCGCGGCCGCGGTCGCCAGAGCGCTCGCGGTCCAGCTCTGCGTGAGATTCGGACCACGATTTCTTTCAGTGGAGGGGGAGATCATCGCCGAGCTCGGGCTCAGCGGGTTCCCGCATGTCCAGACAGCGCGGCGCGATGCCTTCCGACTGGCGCTTGCTCGAGGAGGCGAGGTGGGTCCGGACTCGGAAGCCGTGATCTGGCTTCTGAGAGACGGCGACGAGGTGCCTGAGGGGGTGACCACCGTGCTGGACGTGCGACAGCTGCGGGGAGCCACGGTGCGCACGGCGGAGGGTGTTCTCGACGTCGATGCGGAGGGGGCTTCTCTCGCGCAGACGGTGGCAGCCGCCGCGCATCGCGCAGGAGAGGCCGACGACATCGACGTCCTGCCGGATGCCGTCTCGGCGGCTGAGCTGCCGCAGGCCCTCTCACCGCGAGGCCTTCCCGTGGCGATCGGGCGCGGCGCGCGGGACGCGATGATCCTCGACCTCGTGGATGACGGCCCGCATGCGATCGTGACGGGAACGACCGGAACCGGCAAGAGCGAGCTCCTGGTGACCTGGGTCACGGCGATGGCATCGGTCTACGGTCCGGCGCGAGTACTGTTCGTCCTCGCCGACTTCAAGGGCGGCACGGCCTTCGTACCGTTGCGCGTGCTTCCGCATGTCGCCGCGGTCATCACCGACCTCGACGAAGACGGTGCGCGCCGCGGAGTGTCGAGCCTCCGCGCTGAGCTGCGCCGCCGCGAATCGGTCATCGCGGCGGCCGGAGCCCGCGATGTCGATGCAGTCGACATGCCACGACTCGTGATCGTGGTCGATGAGTTCGCGGCACTGCTGCAGGAGCACTCCGAGCTCGGTGGAGTCTTCACCGACATCGCCGCGCGCGGACGAGCGCTCGGCATGCATCTCATCCTCGGCACTCAGCGTGCGTCGGGTGTGATCCGTGACGCCCTCGCGGCGAACTGCCCGCTACGGCTGAGCCTGCGCGTGAGCGACGCGGCCGACAGTCGGCTGGTGCTCGGCACAGACGCTGCGTCCGAACTTCCCGGTGGCCCCGACTCACGGGGTGTCGCCTTTCTCCGGCGCCCGCGAGACCGAGAGCCGGCAGCGATGCGGGTGGCGCTCACCGGCGCTGCCGATCTTCGCGCCGCGTCGGTGAGGTGA
- a CDS encoding asparaginase, with translation MLETLTVQDAVELAVVERSGFVESRHAGAAVVLSPDGDVIARHGNVDALILPRSSLKPLQAVACITAGAILEGEHLALSTASHSGTDRHASVVREMLAEGGLTEDHLACPPAWPTDTASRDEMVREHMAPVRIRMNCSGKHAAMLRACVATGWPTEGYLDVSHPLQAHIREVIERLTGEKIAHMAIDGCGAPVYALTLTGLARAIHRIGTASDRSPFALHRVAGSLVRAVREHPWTIDGPGRPDTVAIEKLGVFAKGGAEGVMVMVAPNGTTVALKMLDGASRASTIVAATLLARAGALTDADVATLAAALPLEVLGGGQNVGVVRTGSGI, from the coding sequence GTGCTGGAAACTCTCACCGTGCAGGATGCCGTAGAACTCGCCGTCGTCGAGCGGAGCGGATTCGTCGAATCCCGCCACGCGGGAGCAGCCGTCGTGCTCTCCCCCGACGGTGACGTCATCGCGCGTCACGGCAACGTCGACGCGCTCATCCTTCCTCGCTCGAGCCTGAAGCCGCTGCAGGCGGTCGCGTGCATCACGGCAGGTGCAATCCTCGAAGGCGAGCACCTCGCACTCTCGACCGCGAGCCACAGCGGCACAGATCGACATGCATCGGTGGTGCGCGAGATGCTCGCGGAAGGCGGCCTGACCGAGGACCATCTGGCGTGCCCGCCGGCCTGGCCGACAGACACCGCCTCTCGCGATGAGATGGTGCGCGAGCACATGGCGCCGGTGCGCATCCGCATGAACTGCTCCGGTAAGCACGCGGCGATGCTGCGGGCCTGCGTGGCGACCGGCTGGCCCACCGAGGGCTATCTCGACGTCTCCCATCCGCTGCAGGCGCACATCCGCGAGGTGATCGAACGTCTCACGGGCGAGAAGATCGCTCACATGGCGATCGACGGCTGCGGTGCTCCGGTCTACGCATTGACCCTGACGGGACTCGCGCGCGCGATCCACCGCATCGGTACGGCATCGGATCGATCACCGTTCGCTCTGCACCGGGTCGCCGGATCGCTCGTGCGCGCAGTTCGCGAGCACCCGTGGACCATCGACGGTCCGGGCCGCCCCGACACGGTCGCGATCGAGAAGCTCGGCGTGTTCGCGAAGGGCGGCGCAGAGGGCGTCATGGTGATGGTGGCCCCGAACGGCACGACGGTCGCGCTGAAGATGCTCGACGGTGCGTCGCGCGCCTCGACCATCGTGGCGGCGACGCTGTTGGCGAGGGCCGGAGCCCTGACCGACGCCGACGTCGCGACGCTTGCGGCTGCGCTCCCTCTCGAGGTGCTCGGTGGCGGCCAGAATGTCGGTGTGGTGCGGACCGGAAGCGGCATCTGA
- a CDS encoding OsmC family protein: MADRRAVLGEHHYSLTATWTGNTGSGTSGYRDYRRDVTLHVEGKPEVLASSDKPFRGDTTRWNPEDLLLASLSECHLLSYLHACVTAGVVVVSYRDTASGFMRENGAGGGAFVEVMLRPEVVVADASMVEAAQRAHTQANEWCFIANSMNFPVRHEATVTAQAE; this comes from the coding sequence ATGGCAGATCGTCGCGCCGTCCTCGGCGAACATCACTACTCCCTCACCGCCACGTGGACCGGGAACACCGGGTCCGGTACCAGTGGCTACCGCGACTACCGGCGCGACGTGACCCTGCACGTCGAAGGCAAGCCCGAGGTGCTCGCGTCGTCGGACAAGCCGTTCCGCGGCGACACGACCCGATGGAACCCTGAGGACCTGCTGCTCGCGTCGCTCTCGGAATGCCACCTGCTGTCGTACCTGCACGCCTGTGTGACGGCGGGAGTGGTCGTCGTCTCCTACCGCGACACGGCCTCGGGATTCATGCGCGAGAACGGCGCCGGCGGGGGAGCCTTCGTCGAGGTGATGCTCCGACCGGAGGTCGTGGTCGCGGATGCGTCGATGGTCGAGGCAGCGCAGCGCGCGCACACACAGGCCAACGAGTGGTGCTTCATCGCGAACTCGATGAACTTCCCGGTTCGCCACGAGGCCACGGTCACCGCGCAGGCCGAGTGA
- a CDS encoding lysophospholipid acyltransferase family protein: MTSEQSVEPESSPAETAKPRHAGFAYALGRSLITPLARLIYRPRIEGRENVPLEGAVIFASNHLSFIDSIAIPVAAPRPAHFLAKSSYFEGTGPRGWLSKTFFESIGAIPVRRGAGQAALDALDLQRQLLDEGLAVALYPEGTRSTDGRLYKGRTGVAFLALQTGAPVVPVGLIGTDKVMPVGAKVPTLKERITVRFGAPLDLSPHGPASSGRARRLATDEIMAAIHALSGQELAGSYNEAPAQNTIEKIRQALPHERR; encoded by the coding sequence ATGACGTCAGAGCAGTCCGTGGAGCCCGAATCCTCGCCCGCAGAGACTGCGAAGCCTCGCCACGCCGGATTCGCGTACGCACTCGGACGCAGCCTGATCACGCCACTTGCTCGCCTGATCTACCGTCCGCGCATCGAGGGGCGCGAGAACGTTCCCCTCGAAGGCGCCGTCATCTTCGCGAGCAATCACCTGTCGTTCATCGACTCGATCGCGATCCCGGTCGCGGCTCCGCGACCCGCTCATTTCCTCGCCAAGTCCAGCTATTTCGAGGGAACGGGTCCGCGCGGGTGGCTCAGCAAGACCTTCTTCGAGTCGATCGGAGCGATACCAGTACGACGCGGAGCAGGACAGGCGGCACTGGACGCACTCGACCTCCAGCGTCAGCTTCTCGACGAGGGTCTCGCGGTGGCCCTCTACCCCGAGGGGACGCGTTCCACAGACGGACGCCTGTACAAAGGGCGCACCGGTGTGGCCTTCCTGGCCCTCCAGACGGGCGCACCGGTGGTGCCCGTGGGACTCATCGGCACCGACAAGGTCATGCCGGTCGGCGCGAAGGTGCCTACCCTCAAGGAACGGATCACGGTGCGCTTCGGCGCCCCGCTGGATCTCTCACCGCACGGACCCGCGTCCAGCGGTCGCGCACGCCGACTCGCGACAGATGAGATCATGGCCGCCATTCACGCGTTGTCGGGCCAGGAGCTGGCGGGCAGCTACAACGAAGCGCCCGCCCAGAACACCATCGAGAAGATCAGGCAGGCTCTTCCTCACGAGCGCCGCTGA
- a CDS encoding FKBP-type peptidyl-prolyl cis-trans isomerase, with protein MTVDGSGASAKITVPEGTDLSTAERTVVSEGDGDELLPGDFVSLRYQLVDAATNEVLSTSERGPDGVLPALLAQQQSQQMVDPTQSTVFTVAAECLPLGSSVVLTLPSTQEGANASVLYVETIEKLPTIATGTEVDATEGMPTVELDDAGAPTITLPDGDAPAETEVALLKEGDGATVASGDLVTVQYRGVKWSDGSEFDSSWSRDAAPAQFPTTGVVTGFKTALEGQKVGSQVIVTMPPKDGYGEGEINENDLVGESLVFVVDIIGTTPLEQIQ; from the coding sequence GTGACGGTCGACGGCAGTGGGGCATCCGCCAAGATCACCGTCCCCGAGGGCACCGACCTGTCCACCGCTGAGCGCACTGTCGTCTCCGAGGGCGACGGCGACGAGCTGCTGCCCGGCGATTTCGTGTCGCTCCGCTACCAGCTCGTCGACGCGGCGACGAACGAGGTGCTGAGCACCTCGGAGCGCGGTCCTGACGGAGTACTGCCCGCCCTGCTCGCTCAGCAGCAGTCGCAGCAGATGGTCGATCCCACTCAGTCGACCGTGTTCACCGTGGCAGCCGAGTGTCTTCCCCTCGGCTCGAGCGTCGTGCTGACCCTGCCGTCCACGCAGGAAGGCGCCAACGCGAGCGTCCTCTACGTCGAGACCATCGAGAAGCTCCCCACGATCGCCACGGGCACCGAGGTGGACGCCACCGAGGGCATGCCGACGGTCGAACTCGATGACGCGGGAGCGCCGACGATCACACTCCCCGACGGCGATGCGCCGGCTGAGACCGAGGTCGCGCTCCTCAAGGAGGGCGATGGAGCGACCGTCGCATCCGGCGACCTGGTCACCGTGCAGTATCGCGGCGTGAAGTGGTCGGACGGCAGCGAGTTCGACTCCAGCTGGAGCCGCGACGCTGCCCCTGCGCAGTTCCCGACCACCGGCGTCGTCACCGGATTCAAGACTGCTCTCGAAGGCCAGAAGGTCGGCTCCCAGGTCATCGTGACGATGCCCCCGAAGGACGGGTACGGCGAGGGTGAGATCAACGAGAACGATCTCGTCGGCGAGAGTCTCGTGTTCGTCGTCGACATCATCGGAACGACGCCGCTCGAGCAGATCCAGTAG
- the dxr gene encoding 1-deoxy-D-xylulose-5-phosphate reductoisomerase, which produces MRRIIVLGSTGSIGTQALDVIRSNPRRFELVGLAAGSNAEKLAEQAQEFQVEDTALGAAEAEQLVRDVEADVVLNAITGSIGLGSTLAALKAGRTLALANKESLIVGGELVLAAAKTDQIVPVDSEHSALAQALRSGTHAEVRRLVVTASGGPFRGRTRDEMNGITPQEALAHPTWDMGRMVTTNSATLVNKGLEVIEAHLLFDIAYDDIDVVVHPQSIVHSMVEFIDGSTIAQASPPDMRLPISLGLDWPNRVGGVGRPLDWTQATSWTFEPLDDAAFPAVALAKSVGRAGATFPAVYNAANEQAVDAFHEGRLSFLAIVDTIARVIDAHEPPQTLTVDSLAEAESWARRTADQLIARS; this is translated from the coding sequence ATGCGTCGCATCATCGTCCTCGGCTCCACCGGCTCCATCGGCACTCAGGCACTCGACGTCATCCGCTCGAACCCTCGACGGTTCGAGCTGGTGGGACTCGCGGCGGGCTCGAATGCCGAGAAGCTCGCAGAGCAGGCCCAGGAGTTCCAGGTCGAGGACACCGCTCTCGGCGCTGCAGAGGCCGAGCAGCTCGTGCGCGACGTCGAGGCAGACGTGGTGCTCAACGCGATCACGGGTTCGATCGGGCTGGGATCCACCCTGGCAGCGCTGAAAGCGGGACGAACGCTGGCGCTCGCGAACAAGGAATCGCTCATCGTGGGCGGCGAGCTGGTGCTCGCCGCAGCGAAGACGGATCAGATCGTGCCCGTCGATTCCGAGCACTCCGCTCTCGCACAGGCGCTTCGCAGCGGCACGCATGCCGAGGTGAGGCGTCTCGTCGTCACGGCGTCGGGAGGACCCTTCCGGGGGCGCACCCGCGATGAGATGAACGGCATCACTCCCCAGGAGGCTCTGGCCCACCCGACGTGGGACATGGGGCGCATGGTCACCACGAACTCCGCAACCCTGGTGAACAAGGGACTCGAGGTGATCGAGGCGCACCTGCTGTTCGACATCGCCTATGACGACATCGATGTGGTCGTGCACCCGCAGTCGATCGTGCACTCGATGGTCGAGTTCATCGACGGCTCCACGATCGCGCAGGCATCGCCGCCCGACATGCGCCTGCCGATCTCACTGGGACTCGACTGGCCGAACCGGGTCGGCGGGGTGGGACGTCCCCTCGACTGGACGCAGGCGACGTCCTGGACGTTCGAGCCGCTGGACGATGCGGCCTTCCCCGCGGTCGCCCTGGCGAAGTCCGTGGGGCGTGCAGGTGCGACGTTCCCCGCCGTCTACAACGCAGCGAACGAACAGGCCGTCGACGCGTTCCACGAGGGACGGCTGTCCTTCCTGGCGATCGTCGACACGATCGCCAGAGTGATCGACGCGCATGAGCCGCCGCAGACCCTCACGGTCGATTCGCTCGCCGAGGCCGAGTCCTGGGCGCGCCGTACTGCCGACCAGCTGATCGCTCGGTCCTGA
- a CDS encoding UDP-N-acetylmuramoyl-L-alanyl-D-glutamate--2,6-diaminopimelate ligase → MSIEQQPSLPPVLRPANPPRRELSELASRFARDVRGDTAGVDVTGITLATADLRAGEAFVAIRGVNRHGAEFAAAAAEKGAVAVITDDAGAAIAAAVGLPILIVDDPRGVLGALSAWVYGTGADDALPLLFATTGTNGKTSVSHLLEGILDQLGVVTGLSSTAERHIAGEVIVSRLTTPEASEMHALLALMRERDVEAVAVEVSAQALSRHRVDGIRFDVAGFTNLSHDHLDDYADMEEYFEAKLPLFRPDRARRGVVCIDSASGSTVVERAEIPVVTVGTPSIAADPDAAARADWVVVIDDERTTGTTFTLTGPAGSLTTVVPVIGPHMAANAALAIVMLLQGGYSWDRIVTALERDGAIKAYLPGRTQLVSGDTGPAVFVDFGHSPDAFEKTLAAVRRVTPGKVLMLFGADGDRDATKRYDMARTAVEGSDILVVTDHHPRFENPDSIRATLVEGARKARPDAEIHEFSPPEKAIVAAVDLVGEGDAILWAGPGHQDYRDIRGVRTPYSARELARRALRAAGWPVPEPRWPVPYTDAD, encoded by the coding sequence ATGTCGATTGAACAACAACCGAGCCTGCCTCCCGTGCTCCGCCCCGCGAACCCGCCCCGGCGTGAGCTGTCCGAACTCGCCTCCCGATTCGCCCGCGACGTGCGCGGCGACACGGCCGGTGTCGATGTGACGGGAATCACCCTCGCCACCGCCGATCTCCGCGCAGGAGAAGCCTTCGTCGCCATCCGGGGGGTGAACCGGCACGGTGCCGAGTTCGCAGCCGCGGCTGCCGAGAAGGGTGCCGTCGCAGTCATCACCGACGATGCGGGCGCCGCCATCGCCGCTGCAGTCGGGCTCCCGATCCTGATCGTGGACGACCCGCGAGGCGTTCTCGGGGCGCTCAGCGCGTGGGTGTACGGCACCGGCGCCGACGACGCGCTGCCTCTTCTCTTCGCGACCACCGGCACGAACGGCAAGACGAGCGTGTCGCACCTGCTCGAGGGGATCCTCGACCAGCTGGGCGTCGTCACGGGGCTCTCATCGACAGCCGAGCGCCACATCGCCGGGGAGGTCATCGTCTCGCGTCTCACCACGCCTGAGGCCTCGGAGATGCACGCGCTGCTCGCTCTGATGCGCGAGCGCGATGTCGAAGCCGTCGCCGTCGAGGTGAGTGCTCAGGCGTTGTCGCGCCACCGCGTCGACGGCATCCGTTTCGACGTCGCAGGATTCACCAACCTCAGCCACGATCATCTCGACGACTACGCCGACATGGAGGAGTACTTCGAGGCGAAACTGCCGCTGTTCCGCCCCGACCGCGCACGACGCGGGGTGGTGTGCATCGATTCGGCCTCCGGTTCGACCGTGGTCGAACGGGCTGAGATCCCCGTCGTGACCGTCGGGACGCCGTCGATCGCCGCCGACCCCGATGCCGCCGCGCGCGCCGACTGGGTGGTCGTCATCGACGACGAGCGGACGACGGGCACCACGTTCACGCTCACCGGTCCCGCCGGGTCGTTGACCACCGTGGTCCCCGTGATCGGCCCCCACATGGCGGCCAATGCCGCGCTCGCGATCGTCATGCTCCTCCAGGGCGGATACTCGTGGGATCGGATCGTCACCGCCCTCGAGCGGGACGGAGCGATCAAGGCGTACCTTCCGGGACGCACGCAGCTGGTCTCAGGCGACACCGGGCCTGCGGTCTTCGTCGACTTCGGACACTCTCCAGACGCCTTCGAGAAGACCCTGGCCGCCGTACGCCGCGTGACGCCGGGCAAGGTCCTGATGCTCTTCGGAGCCGACGGGGACCGAGACGCCACGAAACGGTACGACATGGCGCGTACTGCGGTCGAAGGCAGCGACATCCTCGTCGTGACCGACCATCACCCGCGCTTCGAGAATCCGGATTCGATCAGAGCCACCCTCGTCGAAGGTGCCCGCAAGGCTCGTCCGGACGCGGAGATCCATGAGTTCTCACCGCCCGAGAAGGCGATCGTCGCTGCTGTCGACCTCGTCGGTGAAGGCGACGCCATCCTCTGGGCAGGGCCAGGGCACCAGGACTACCGGGACATCCGCGGCGTCCGCACGCCGTACTCGGCCCGCGAACTGGCCCGACGGGCGCTTCGCGCCGCCGGATGGCCGGTGCCCGAGCCCAGGTGGCCGGTGCCGTACACCGACGCGGACTGA
- a CDS encoding YcnI family protein, which yields MRSTTRRNLTTGLIAGAILALAVPAAASAHVSVTPDELAAGDHGVLTFSFAHGCDSSPTTSLRITMPEGLASVAPTMDSDWAIDIERGDDGLVSAVTYTAVAPVPTDLRGAVSMSVGLDESTPESLAFPVIQTCVEGSTEWTELAEDGENPHDLDSPAPVVTVGAADVAHADHGDEATAETPDAPAATTPDALPTALGAGGLVAGIAALIVSVLAFRRRA from the coding sequence ATGCGTTCCACCACCCGCCGCAATCTGACCACCGGCCTCATCGCAGGCGCGATCCTCGCTCTCGCCGTGCCCGCCGCCGCCAGCGCTCATGTGAGCGTCACGCCCGACGAGCTCGCAGCCGGCGACCACGGCGTGCTCACCTTCTCGTTCGCCCATGGCTGCGACAGCTCGCCGACCACGTCGCTGAGGATCACGATGCCCGAGGGGCTGGCCTCTGTCGCCCCGACCATGGACAGCGACTGGGCGATCGACATCGAACGAGGCGACGACGGTCTCGTCAGCGCTGTGACCTACACCGCTGTCGCGCCCGTTCCCACTGACCTCAGGGGCGCGGTGAGCATGTCTGTGGGGCTCGACGAGAGCACGCCGGAATCCCTCGCCTTCCCCGTGATCCAGACGTGCGTCGAAGGCAGCACCGAATGGACCGAGCTGGCAGAAGACGGCGAGAACCCCCACGACCTCGACTCCCCCGCACCGGTCGTGACAGTGGGCGCCGCAGACGTGGCACACGCCGACCACGGCGATGAGGCGACCGCCGAGACCCCCGACGCCCCTGCCGCGACGACGCCGGATGCTCTGCCCACCGCGCTCGGTGCGGGTGGTCTCGTGGCCGGCATCGCCGCGCTCATCGTGTCCGTGCTCGCCTTCCGCCGCCGGGCCTGA